Proteins encoded by one window of Candidatus Melainabacteria bacterium:
- a CDS encoding S1 RNA-binding domain-containing protein encodes MNESKPGATAPPDDSASALSSLTSAVEPNNNNNNNPETSNINPKGTMNMTTTTNTTPAATTLVEGATVTGVVESKNQHGASVNIDGTSAFLPVGLLGDTSLSDLAKGTEIAVNVVDTSGAKPRVAIADTAPAATTEVTEVTEVNAEVVTETAQAETEVETGADDLQDSIASLAAKWGASVKFESGSRKPSSKPGKPKAARVVEAPVAKVVTETAPAVEEKTVAVVEPETAPVVEVSEPVSEKAAFFGTVKVGDELTATVKFKKDFGVHLVVGKLGFGLLHVSEMPGTTMEDRKAFLTGLKYKQELKVRVIKVDAAANRLGFSMVADEKAEFFASLKVGTVVEGTVSGTKEIGAFINLGKTVGFLHVSEVDGKSREVRDAKLAGFKRGDKLELVVVDVNRDKQEVRLSQRRLSLATLTPGASVTGTFSSVRGNTIVVDLEVGGRGLLAKKGSKRYEYGETIVASVKSVNVAQGTVELV; translated from the coding sequence ATGAACGAGTCCAAACCCGGGGCCACGGCCCCACCCGACGATAGCGCCTCGGCGCTGTCGAGTCTCACGTCCGCAGTCGAACCCAACAACAACAACAACAACAACCCCGAAACCAGCAACATCAACCCGAAAGGAACCATGAACATGACCACCACCACCAACACCACCCCCGCCGCCACCACGCTCGTCGAGGGCGCCACCGTCACCGGTGTCGTCGAGAGCAAGAACCAGCACGGCGCCAGCGTCAACATCGACGGCACCTCGGCCTTCCTGCCGGTCGGTCTGCTCGGCGACACCTCGCTCAGCGACCTCGCCAAGGGCACCGAGATCGCGGTCAACGTCGTCGACACGAGCGGTGCCAAGCCGCGCGTCGCCATCGCCGACACCGCCCCCGCCGCCACGACCGAGGTCACCGAGGTCACCGAGGTCAACGCCGAGGTCGTCACCGAGACCGCGCAGGCGGAGACCGAGGTCGAGACCGGTGCCGACGACCTGCAGGACTCGATCGCCAGCCTCGCCGCGAAGTGGGGCGCCAGCGTCAAGTTCGAGAGCGGCAGCCGCAAGCCCAGCTCCAAGCCGGGCAAGCCCAAGGCGGCGCGTGTCGTCGAGGCGCCGGTCGCCAAGGTCGTCACCGAGACCGCTCCCGCGGTCGAGGAGAAGACGGTCGCGGTGGTCGAGCCCGAGACGGCGCCCGTCGTCGAGGTCAGCGAGCCGGTCTCCGAGAAGGCGGCCTTCTTCGGCACCGTCAAGGTCGGCGACGAGCTGACCGCGACCGTGAAGTTCAAGAAGGACTTCGGCGTCCACCTGGTCGTGGGCAAGCTGGGCTTCGGCCTGCTCCACGTCAGCGAGATGCCCGGCACCACCATGGAGGACCGCAAGGCCTTCCTGACCGGTCTGAAGTACAAGCAGGAGCTCAAGGTGCGCGTCATCAAGGTCGACGCCGCCGCGAACCGCCTGGGCTTCAGCATGGTCGCCGACGAGAAGGCCGAGTTCTTCGCGAGCCTGAAGGTCGGCACCGTGGTCGAGGGCACCGTCAGCGGCACCAAGGAGATCGGTGCCTTCATCAACCTCGGCAAGACGGTCGGCTTCCTGCACGTCAGCGAGGTCGACGGCAAGTCCCGCGAGGTGCGTGACGCGAAGCTGGCGGGCTTCAAGCGCGGCGACAAGCTGGAGCTGGTCGTCGTCGACGTGAACCGCGACAAGCAGGAGGTGCGGCTCAGCCAGCGCCGCCTGTCGCTGGCCACCCTCACCCCCGGCGCGTCGGTGACCGGCACCTTCTCGAGCGTGCGCGGCAACACCATCGTCGTGGACCTCGAGGTGGGCGGCCGCGGACTGCTGGCCAAGAAGGGCAGCAAGCGCTACGAGTACGGCGAGACCATCGTCGCCTCGGTCAAGTCGGTCAACGTCGCCCAGGGCACGGTCGAGCTGGTCTGA
- a CDS encoding Fic family protein, producing MQKREFFNNGQLTLLATAAVVCAEPYDGETTLSDEMAVYDMIANYTSGWTAEQLAVLKFCAEECERQRSGAISVYCMVNAWNHAIDCQHAGARLNDEMVLKLAEMVEPNLKAGWRTTTVTIGGIVAGSQPEYITRDMTELGLMLDAHASGQNPEHFGQPLTAQWLYERFEDIHPREDGNGRTGKIIFNWLTGTLDAPQLPTEPDRFSN from the coding sequence ATGCAGAAGCGCGAATTCTTCAACAACGGCCAGCTCACCCTGCTCGCCACCGCCGCAGTCGTCTGCGCCGAGCCCTACGACGGCGAGACGACGCTGTCTGATGAGATGGCGGTCTACGACATGATCGCCAATTACACCTCCGGGTGGACTGCCGAGCAGCTCGCCGTGCTCAAGTTCTGCGCCGAGGAGTGCGAGCGGCAGCGCAGTGGTGCCATCTCGGTGTACTGCATGGTCAACGCGTGGAACCACGCCATCGACTGTCAGCACGCCGGCGCGCGCCTCAACGACGAGATGGTTCTCAAGCTCGCCGAGATGGTGGAGCCGAACCTCAAGGCCGGCTGGCGCACCACCACCGTCACCATCGGCGGTATCGTCGCGGGCTCGCAGCCCGAGTACATCACGCGCGACATGACCGAGCTCGGGCTGATGCTGGATGCTCACGCTTCCGGCCAGAACCCCGAGCACTTCGGTCAGCCGCTGACGGCGCAGTGGCTCTACGAGCGCTTCGAAGACATCCACCCCCGGGAGGATGGCAACGGGCGCACCGGCAAGATCATCTTCAACTGGCTCACGGGCACGCTGGACGCCCCGCAGCTTCCCACGGAGCCCGACCGGTTCAGCAACTAG